Genomic window (Methanofollis sp.):
GCCTTGTCAGGTATGCTCCCGGGTGGAAACCGTCCCTCGTCCGTGCGGCGCTCAAGACCGGGGCCGCTTCGGTGCGGGGCGGGGAAGCCGACCTTGCATACTGGCAGATGCCGGGCGATTATCGGGTGGAGGTCTCTGGAGGCACTGCGACACCGGTGTCGGGCATTTATACCTACCTGCCGGTCGCCTGCTGCGAGTTTGACTTTTCTGCGGTACCCTATGGGGGTGCCCGCCTCAAAACCAGCGCCCGGATCGTGGGAGACACCGACTTCGGGACCGCGGACCTGCCCACGGTGCGAAATATCGGGAATGTGCCCTGTACGATTCTTGTGGAGCAGGACGACATGGGACTGGGACAGCGCGCCGACGGCACATGGAATGTCATATACGGCGCTGCGCTCGGTGACGGCGTCGAGGTCGGTTATGGCCCCTCCAGCCAGACCGCCCTCCCGGGCGCCCTCCCGGTACGGGCCGCCCGGTCGATATCCTTCTCCCTTCAGGTTCTTGCAGGTTCAGGGGGGTATTCGGGGCATATGACCCTCTCCTGCATCCCTGCCTCCTGAGCCCCGGCGTCCTGGATGAAGACAAAAAAAGCAGACTTTTAGCTCATTAAATGACCCTTTCCGGGTTCTGTAGCGGTGTAGTAGAAAAAAGGCAGGGGACTACTACTCTTTCATTGTATATTCGGCGAGTTTCAACTGTTTCAGGATCTCCAGGGCCTCCATTCTCTCGGTCTTGCCGAGGCGCCTGATCGCATCGCGGACCTCCTGGTCGGATACGGTGAGCAGTCTGGAGACGTCGCCGGTGTCCGGTTTCCCCTGCAGGATTTCGTGCAGCCACTCTGCTGCTCCAACCTCTGCTGTCATGCTCGATCTATTATCCAGACACTCGATTTATAAATATTTGCTTTTTCTCTCGTATGTCCTTTCCTCTCTCCCGTATTTCTCCGGGGCTCGAATGTCATTGTCCCGTTCTTCGAGAAGCAGCATGATGACCTCCATCGACTGATGGCCGCTCTGGCGGCGGTGAAAGCGCGGTGCACGGAGAGCGAGTTCGCCCTGATCGCGTACAGCCATTTGTCCCCCTGGGCGATCGACGATCCGTATACTCGTATATATAGGTGTCCGTCCCCTTCACTCGTAGCGAAGCGCCTCGATCGGGTCGAGGTGCGCCGCTTTCCAGGCAGGATAGACGCCTGCGAGCAGGCTTGTGCCGATCCCGAAGCCGATGCCGAGGAGGATCGCCCTCACCCCCTCGGCGTCGAGTGCGGTGGGTGCGGTACCATATCCGGCAAAGATGGTCTCCGCCACCGAAGCGGTGATCGCATACCCTGCGACGACCGAGAGCGCCCCGCCGATAAGGCTCCCGGCAATGCCGAGGATGATCGCCTCGTACAGGAACATCAGGAGTATCTCATGGCGGAGCGCCCCGATGCTTCGCATCACCCCGATCTCCTGTGTCCGCTGGGTCACCGAGATGATCATCACATTCAGGATCGAGACGCTGGAGACGAGGAGGGCAACGCCCCCGATCCCCATGAGGAAGATCGAGATGGCGTCGTAGGTCTGGTAATACAGTTCCAGGATCTCCCGGGAGTCCTGAACGTCCACCACCTCTTTGCGCCTGTTCATCTGGTCCTTCACCGCGGCCTTGACCGCCGGGATCTCCCCGAGGTCGGCGACCTTGATCACCACCCTGTCATAGTCCTCCTCGCCGCGGAGGTCGGTGTACCAATCGTGGGTGACGACGACGGCATAGTCGGGGTTGATGTCGATTGCAAGCCCCCGCTCTTCCAGGACGCCGGCAACCCTGACGTCCTCGCCGGCGAACGAGATCCTGCTCCCTGCCCTGATATCGAGTTCGTCGGCAAGGCGCGCACCGACGAGCACCCCTCTTCCCGACCCCGGCGGGAACGCCCCCTCCGAGACCCGGAGGAGGAGGGGCATGTCGTCGGCATGGAGGACGATCGCCGGGACAAAGCCCCCCTCTCTCCCTTTTTTGAGCACCTCCGCGGTCTGGATGAGGGGGATGGACGGGTTCGCCCCGGCGGCGCGTGCGATCCTGTCGGCGTCCTTTTCTGTGATCCCGGTGGCGAGGGCCGACCTGGGGTCGAAGGGGTCGCCGCTTGCTGCCGCAAGGTGGGGGGTGACGACGACCGTGTCGGAGACGTCGGCGACCAGACCGGAGAAGAGGACGATCAGGTTGTTGCCCAGGATGCCGAGGGATGCGATGGCAAGGACGCCGATGATGATCCCGAGGGCCGCAAGCCCTGACCGCACCCAGTGCCTTCTCAGGTTCCGCACCGCAAAGACAAGAAAGATCCGCTGCGCCGTCCGCATCCATTTCACCCCCGTATGGCCTCGATCGGTTTCATCCTCGACGCCTGCCAGGCCGGGTAGAGGCCGGAGGCCAT
Coding sequences:
- a CDS encoding FtsX-like permease family protein — translated: MRTAQRIFLVFAVRNLRRHWVRSGLAALGIIIGVLAIASLGILGNNLIVLFSGLVADVSDTVVVTPHLAAASGDPFDPRSALATGITEKDADRIARAAGANPSIPLIQTAEVLKKGREGGFVPAIVLHADDMPLLLRVSEGAFPPGSGRGVLVGARLADELDIRAGSRISFAGEDVRVAGVLEERGLAIDINPDYAVVVTHDWYTDLRGEEDYDRVVIKVADLGEIPAVKAAVKDQMNRRKEVVDVQDSREILELYYQTYDAISIFLMGIGGVALLVSSVSILNVMIISVTQRTQEIGVMRSIGALRHEILLMFLYEAIILGIAGSLIGGALSVVAGYAITASVAETIFAGYGTAPTALDAEGVRAILLGIGFGIGTSLLAGVYPAWKAAHLDPIEALRYE